The following coding sequences lie in one Bacteroidales bacterium genomic window:
- a CDS encoding sigma-70 family RNA polymerase sigma factor, translating into MEPFIPSLSQDQILWKKLKNGDQQAIAQIYKDYYPRLLNYGLKIKHNEDFVKDCIQETFYDLLQYMNRLGHTDNILLYLVASLRRKIFRKLKYDFSFRIDENIYTTLELTENSLEDSVDDKEWGLLRKRKFKTLIDELPARQKQALLMRFFLGLDYTDIAEVMEVNIQSVRNLVHQAIKSLREEVTEDFY; encoded by the coding sequence ATGGAGCCCTTCATCCCTTCTCTCAGTCAAGATCAGATTTTATGGAAGAAATTAAAAAATGGTGATCAGCAGGCCATAGCACAAATATATAAAGATTATTATCCCCGCTTATTGAATTATGGCTTAAAGATCAAACACAATGAAGATTTTGTGAAAGACTGTATTCAGGAGACCTTTTATGATTTATTGCAGTATATGAACAGATTGGGCCATACGGACAATATATTGCTCTATCTGGTTGCCTCCCTACGCAGAAAAATCTTCCGTAAGCTGAAATATGATTTTTCTTTCAGAATAGATGAAAATATTTATACCACCCTGGAACTGACTGAAAATTCTTTAGAAGATTCCGTCGATGATAAAGAATGGGGGCTCCTGCGAAAAAGGAAATTTAAAACCCTGATTGACGAGCTTCCTGCAAGACAAAAGCAGGCATTACTTATGCGGTTCTTTTTGGGGTTGGATTATACGGATATAGCTGAAGTGATGGAGGTTAATATACAATCTGTAAGGAATTTGGTTCATCAAGCGATTAAAAGTTTGAGGGAAGAGGTTACGGAAGATTTTTATTAA
- a CDS encoding DUF4168 domain-containing protein produces MKFKILGSLVIGAMLLAGCQQGGDQQEEDGSEQTGAPQQQAPSGQQQMPGQMQQQQNIEVSDEEIQQFVSAASEIQALNREMQKEVGQAIEDEGMDRKRFNEIHRSQQSQQGGQSDATEQEMEQYQSIIKKLQNMQQGSQQEMQQAIKDAGLTMQKYQEIAKAAQMDSSLMKKLQEEMKSSMGVQ; encoded by the coding sequence ATGAAGTTTAAAATTTTAGGAAGTTTAGTTATTGGAGCTATGTTATTGGCAGGTTGTCAGCAGGGAGGAGATCAACAAGAGGAAGACGGCAGTGAACAAACTGGCGCTCCGCAGCAGCAAGCACCTTCCGGTCAGCAGCAGATGCCTGGGCAAATGCAGCAACAACAGAATATCGAAGTAAGCGATGAAGAAATTCAGCAGTTTGTTTCCGCAGCAAGTGAGATTCAGGCTTTAAATCGTGAGATGCAGAAAGAAGTAGGTCAAGCCATTGAAGATGAAGGCATGGACCGTAAGCGTTTCAATGAAATCCATCGTTCTCAGCAATCTCAGCAGGGAGGTCAGTCTGATGCAACTGAGCAGGAGATGGAACAATATCAGAGTATAATAAAGAAATTACAAAATATGCAGCAAGGATCTCAGCAGGAAATGCAGCAGGCCATAAAAGACGCTGGATTGACCATGCAAAAATATCAGGAAATTGCTAAAGCTGCACAAATGGATTCCTCTCTGATGAAAAAATTACAGGAGGAAATGAAGAGCAGTATGGGTGTCCAATAA
- a CDS encoding 4Fe-4S cluster-binding domain-containing protein, giving the protein MDQKLRMQKLNINHLFSGGLITNYYCTSGCKHCLYGCSPRWEKDYIDQNMAGKAMQKILSLGCGAIHIGGGEPMLNISGLLNVADEAKAMGMGIHYVETNASWYKNEEQAVKILETLRKHGITNLLISMSPFHNEHIPFYKVKGAINACKKTGIQPLPWIMDFYSDMDAFDDQKRHLLEEYEETFGADYLWNIPRRYWTHLGGRAVFTYKDIFPLQPLERILANPPCDELEDTSHFHIDLYGNYIPGLCSGLAIRMEDMGEPLDENQYPFITMLYNEGIQAFFHHVRKEYGFSPQKEYLNKCHLCNDIRLFLFREKQLDSHELKPDGYYRHVDEINVR; this is encoded by the coding sequence ATGGATCAAAAACTGAGAATGCAAAAGCTTAACATCAATCATCTGTTTTCAGGCGGACTGATTACCAACTATTACTGCACTTCCGGTTGTAAGCATTGTTTATACGGGTGTTCTCCCCGTTGGGAAAAGGATTACATAGACCAAAATATGGCCGGAAAAGCCATGCAAAAGATCCTTTCTCTGGGTTGTGGTGCCATCCATATTGGCGGGGGCGAGCCCATGCTCAATATTTCCGGATTGCTGAATGTAGCAGATGAAGCGAAAGCAATGGGCATGGGTATTCATTATGTGGAGACCAATGCGTCATGGTATAAAAACGAGGAACAGGCAGTTAAGATTCTTGAGACATTGCGGAAGCATGGCATTACCAATCTGCTGATCTCTATGAGTCCTTTTCACAATGAGCACATTCCTTTTTACAAGGTCAAAGGAGCAATCAATGCATGTAAAAAAACCGGAATTCAACCACTTCCATGGATTATGGACTTTTATTCCGATATGGATGCTTTTGACGACCAGAAGCGCCATTTGCTAGAGGAGTACGAAGAGACATTTGGAGCGGATTATCTGTGGAACATACCCCGCCGGTACTGGACTCATCTGGGTGGAAGGGCAGTGTTTACTTATAAGGACATTTTTCCCCTGCAACCGCTTGAGAGAATCCTTGCAAATCCACCGTGCGATGAACTCGAAGATACCTCTCATTTTCATATTGATCTTTATGGCAATTACATACCGGGATTGTGTTCGGGTCTGGCCATCCGGATGGAAGATATGGGAGAGCCACTGGACGAGAATCAATATCCTTTTATAACCATGCTCTATAATGAGGGGATTCAGGCCTTTTTCCACCATGTAAGAAAAGAATACGGTTTTTCGCCTCAGAAAGAATATCTGAATAAGTGTCATCTGTGTAACGATATACGGTTGTTCCTGTTCAGAGAGAAGCAGCTTGATTCTCATGAACTGAAACCGGACGGGTATTACCGGCATGTGGATGAAATTAATGTAAGATAG
- a CDS encoding glycosyl hydrolase family 2, producing MKISHIKTLLHAGKRLAVACIVSLLLSQGLFAQEISRSFEFRYFTEDAEANGETDFKGETEIFSTSERVEFLSHYADYAKQFFNDPKLNKEAANDKAVSSLMDQLKAQPLPQVRTRKRFSEWKWMGYKEGQREEESEQLAWWKSKSGTHIENHSLVFNRNARVTKKIRPQSWRFSFQWKVRVGNQKALAFLEMFNNEEKTALTAGFNKNGRFFYTTDSDTIHAEHYEKACWYTLKVEVDLKNHRYNFYVDDKQVAEFVELQTPATKQVPAFSIFATGGTKIKSIWGLGYFLTGETGGPFYPETFIDEDFTLKPCMENWNKQGYNDSLWQSTDLPKVHGGERHAKEDLYLRKKVYVGGYQRAVLNAEMLDPGGAIWVNGELMYSTDKRYPIKKEVGEYLHKNDTNLIAIKVNDFINPDKSHWHPPQDPYIGWYAGRVWLDLTSNVHIADVFSYTKDISDPARQQVNVKINNVDNPFEGFLQVNCYPWYPDEQEEPSDSETFKISLQDWQKEEFEKTLSLADPELWTAGDPNLYKIEVILQDENRQPVDDYVITTGIRTISQKGGTFRVNGRPSMLNGAQIFGFRSPIEKLAKWARCAPKDWLVREIAQIKNMNGNLMRIHNHAWAHNPPARNINDPRLAEIGDQLGMMFIWATPSWTRGEAWGIDFKGLPEYITQVRNHPSIVMWEASNHPWDGLNNLRNSNRFCKKIYDAVYSVDSSRIVSYASHVQTLVYGNDEGTVNQEGKPITPAPEWTAPNVTRGNQISITGYGKEWNLIREFPDEYHNSFLKSRERAYFNFEHEESIGQPNWNLVKGKPWYRMQSYEWGYDEGSIGRRLEASEWEESQAWQALSAWESMKRQRIMDIDGFSWCSLHGGPNNVTYKKPLIDYMGHAKLAYHINKMLFQNTVGASAGVDVVYGPEDTLTPVVMNLGSGKTVRLTVNIYDMNHNLVQQKEYQNIELQEGRTVTKLDSFLPEAEGEGYYGIEYIITKQK from the coding sequence ATGAAAATAAGTCACATAAAAACTCTCCTACACGCTGGTAAAAGGCTGGCCGTGGCTTGTATTGTGTCATTACTACTCTCTCAGGGTCTCTTTGCCCAGGAGATATCCAGATCCTTTGAATTTCGCTATTTTACGGAGGATGCCGAGGCAAACGGGGAAACAGATTTTAAAGGTGAAACGGAGATCTTTTCCACTTCTGAGCGGGTGGAATTCCTGAGCCATTATGCCGATTATGCCAAACAGTTTTTTAATGATCCCAAGCTGAATAAAGAGGCAGCTAATGACAAAGCGGTCTCTTCCCTGATGGATCAACTCAAGGCCCAGCCCCTCCCACAGGTAAGAACCCGGAAAAGGTTCTCTGAATGGAAATGGATGGGCTATAAGGAAGGTCAGCGGGAAGAGGAAAGCGAACAACTGGCCTGGTGGAAAAGTAAATCGGGCACTCATATTGAGAATCATTCGCTGGTATTTAACCGTAATGCTCGTGTGACAAAGAAGATCCGCCCCCAGTCCTGGAGGTTCTCCTTTCAATGGAAAGTGCGGGTAGGCAACCAAAAAGCTCTCGCTTTTCTGGAAATGTTTAACAATGAGGAGAAAACGGCTTTAACAGCAGGGTTCAATAAAAATGGGCGTTTCTTTTATACTACAGATTCTGATACCATTCATGCCGAGCATTATGAAAAGGCCTGTTGGTATACATTGAAGGTGGAAGTAGACTTAAAAAATCACCGATATAATTTTTATGTGGACGACAAACAAGTGGCGGAATTTGTGGAATTGCAGACACCGGCCACCAAACAGGTACCTGCCTTTTCTATATTTGCTACGGGGGGTACAAAAATTAAAAGCATCTGGGGATTGGGATATTTTCTCACCGGAGAGACCGGGGGTCCATTCTATCCGGAAACTTTCATTGATGAGGATTTTACTTTGAAACCCTGTATGGAAAACTGGAATAAGCAGGGATATAATGACTCTCTGTGGCAATCCACAGACCTCCCTAAAGTTCATGGTGGCGAGCGTCATGCAAAGGAGGATCTCTATCTTCGTAAAAAAGTGTATGTCGGGGGTTACCAACGCGCAGTGCTGAACGCAGAAATGCTGGACCCCGGTGGTGCCATCTGGGTGAACGGGGAGCTGATGTATTCAACCGACAAGCGTTATCCAATTAAAAAAGAAGTGGGAGAATACTTACATAAGAATGATACCAACCTCATTGCCATTAAAGTGAATGATTTCATCAATCCCGATAAAAGTCACTGGCATCCTCCGCAGGATCCCTATATTGGCTGGTATGCCGGAAGGGTGTGGCTGGATCTGACCTCTAATGTTCATATTGCTGACGTGTTTTCCTATACAAAGGATATTTCCGATCCTGCCAGGCAGCAGGTAAATGTGAAGATTAATAATGTCGATAATCCCTTTGAAGGTTTCCTACAGGTCAATTGTTATCCCTGGTATCCTGATGAGCAGGAAGAACCGTCAGATTCCGAAACCTTTAAAATTTCCCTGCAAGACTGGCAGAAAGAGGAGTTTGAGAAGACATTATCCCTGGCAGATCCTGAATTATGGACTGCCGGCGATCCGAATCTGTATAAAATAGAAGTTATTCTGCAGGATGAAAACCGGCAGCCCGTTGATGATTATGTGATCACCACAGGTATTCGGACTATTTCACAGAAAGGAGGCACCTTCCGGGTAAATGGCAGACCGTCTATGCTGAATGGTGCCCAGATTTTCGGATTCAGATCGCCCATTGAGAAACTTGCCAAATGGGCGCGGTGCGCTCCCAAAGATTGGCTGGTCAGGGAAATCGCTCAGATCAAAAATATGAACGGCAATCTGATGCGCATCCATAACCATGCATGGGCCCACAACCCTCCGGCAAGGAATATTAACGATCCCCGGCTTGCAGAGATTGGTGATCAGCTCGGGATGATGTTTATATGGGCGACACCTTCATGGACCCGCGGAGAAGCCTGGGGCATTGATTTTAAGGGATTGCCTGAATACATCACACAGGTAAGGAATCACCCGAGCATTGTTATGTGGGAAGCCAGCAACCACCCATGGGATGGCTTAAATAACCTCCGGAACAGCAACCGGTTTTGTAAAAAGATCTATGATGCTGTTTATTCCGTTGATTCGAGCCGTATTGTTTCTTATGCCTCTCATGTACAAACGTTGGTATATGGCAATGATGAAGGTACGGTCAATCAGGAAGGTAAACCGATCACGCCTGCACCCGAATGGACAGCACCAAATGTTACCCGTGGTAATCAGATATCCATCACCGGTTATGGGAAAGAATGGAATTTAATTCGTGAGTTCCCGGATGAGTACCATAATAGTTTTCTTAAGAGCAGAGAAAGGGCTTATTTTAATTTTGAACACGAGGAGTCTATCGGCCAGCCCAACTGGAACCTGGTGAAAGGCAAGCCCTGGTATCGGATGCAGTCGTACGAATGGGGGTACGATGAAGGCAGTATCGGGCGAAGACTGGAAGCTTCCGAGTGGGAGGAAAGTCAGGCCTGGCAGGCGCTGAGTGCATGGGAATCGATGAAAAGACAGAGAATAATGGATATTGACGGATTTTCCTGGTGTTCTTTGCATGGCGGACCGAACAATGTTACTTACAAAAAACCTCTTATTGATTATATGGGTCATGCCAAACTGGCCTACCACATCAATAAAATGCTCTTCCAAAATACGGTGGGAGCCAGTGCCGGTGTAGATGTTGTTTACGGACCGGAAGATACCCTTACCCCTGTTGTTATGAACCTGGGTTCCGGTAAGACGGTCCGTTTAACTGTAAATATCTATGATATGAACCATAATCTTGTTCAGCAAAAGGAATATCAGAATATAGAGCTACAGGAGGGAAGAACCGTAACCAAACTGGATTCATTTTTACCTGAAGCGGAGGGGGAAGGATATTATGGCATTGAGTATATCATTACAAAACAAAAATAA